The Pecten maximus chromosome 14, xPecMax1.1, whole genome shotgun sequence genome includes a region encoding these proteins:
- the LOC117342586 gene encoding monocarboxylate transporter 12-like: protein MRNIDSAGSDHQDGDELQCEEEQNSWTDYSYLPIDHGWAFVIVFGCFGVCALVVGTLKSFGVILVELSRLFNVPASILIGPQCLAGFFHLSLGPVANALSERYSHRMVVFLGGFLATIGLISTSFVQSVPAFYVTYGVISGVGFGLCLSPSLTFQGFHFRKRRALASGLSASGSGAGSFALPPIIRFLINYYGLGGCLLLVGGFMFHTCVFCSLYRPPSYWRLNKRMEEKTGSKSTKDKNRLVDKDTTKSLLENTTGSDSLIKDESKDIVNKQPLNPSMILDWYSPNTHINNGHTPVNISEKDDNAKKKSVLDWSLLKNPAYIVLIIAFFSGIMGQHSLYNVLPSVANERGISDEQGAILVSVLGATDLTGRIFFGWLADFRFVERQTMYMINLILFSLIGFIVPHVTSFIGLCVMSTFLGLFTGGYSGTQIAVLADKFGVEKLSSTWGFAAFFASLALLINPFLSGVIRDVTGSWVGAVTLGTSVAAFGSGLLIVEALLIRIRL from the exons ATGAGGAATATCGACAGTGCCGGTTCTGACCACCAGGATGGGGACGAGCTTCAGTGTGAGGAGGAGCAGAATTCCTGGACAGATTACAGCTATCTCCCGATTGATCATGGATGGGCGTTCGTCATCGTATTCG GTTGTTTCGGCGTGTGTGCCCTGGTGGTGGGGACTTTGAAGTCCTTTGGAGTTATTTTGGTGGAATTATCCCGTCTGTTCAATGTACCTGCTAGTATCCTGATAGGACCGCAGTGTCTGGCCGGATTCTTCCATCTATCCTTAG GTCCCGTGGCGAATGCCCTCAGTGAGCGGTACTCACACAGAATGGTGGTGTTCCTAGGCGGGTTCTTGGCCACCATTGGTTTAATTAGTACATCATTTGTCCAGTCAGTGCCCGCATTTTACGTTACCTATGGAGTCATTTCCG GAGTCGGCTTTGGTTTGTGTTTGTCGCCGTCACTCACTTTCCAGGGATTTCATTTCCGGAAGCGTCGCGCACTTGCTAGTGGACTTTCCGCATCCGGATCAGGAGCAGGGTCATTCGCGCTACCTCCAATTATAAGGTTTCTCATAAACTATTACGGACTTGGAGGGTGTCTACTCCTCGTTGGGGGTTTCATGTTCCACACGTGTGTGTTTTGTTCTCTCTATCGACCGCCATCTTACTGGAGATTAAACAAAAGAATGGAGGAAAAAACAGGCAGTAAGTCTACGAAGGATAAAAACAGGCTAGTAGACAAGGATACAACTAAATCACTATTGGAAAATACAACTGGATCAGATTCTCTAATCAAAGATGAAAGTAAAGATATTGTAAACAAGCAGCCCTTA AATCCCTCCATGATTTTGGATTGGTACTCCCCTAATACACATATTAATAACGGACATACGCCTGTCAACATATCGGAGAAAGACGACAATGCAAAGAAGAAATCAGTGCTAGACTGGAGCTTACTGAAGAACCCAGCTTATATTGTGCTTATAATTGCCTTTTTTTCGGGGATTATGGGTCAGCATTCTCTGTACAATGTTCTGCCCTCAGTGGCCAATGAGAGAGGAATCAGTGACGAGCAAGGAGCTATATTGGTGTCCGTTCTTGGGGCAACTGATCTTACCGGCAGAATATTTTTCGGTTGGCTAGCCGATTTTCGCTTCGTTGAACGTCAGACGATGTATATGATTAACCTAATATTGTTTTCTCTGATCGGGTTCATTGTGCCTCACGTGACCTCATTCATTGGATTGTGTGTTATGTCAACATTCCTCGGATTATTCACCGGAGGATATTCGGGAACTCAAATTGCGGTTTTGGCTGATAAATTTGGGGTCGAAAAACTGTCCAGTACTTGGGGATTCGCAGCCTTTTTCGCCTCCCTAGCTCTCCTGATTAATCCGTTCCTCTCCG
- the LOC117342587 gene encoding uncharacterized protein LOC117342587 has product MTLSRHTGETVRQFSKGQSVMVRDYRSSDRKWIPASIHTKTGPLSYTIDTGTGTLWRRHTDQLRACTVKPSETDVTTINLPEPEVGPITPEVSSTHQSSDKATISDGKEEVVPVMPTPKQKQTIISKSSPCVSVAPRRYPKREHSRAPVKLNL; this is encoded by the coding sequence ATGACATTGTCGCGTCACACAGGAGAAACTGTCCGACAGTTTTCTAAAGGCCAAAGTGTGATGGTACGCGATTATCGTTCGTCAGACAGGAAGTGGATTCCTGCATCTATCCACACCAAAACAGGACCTCTGTCCTACACTATTGACACTGGAACAGGAACTCTATGGAGACGTCATACAGACCAGCTTCGTGCTTGTACTGTTAAACCATCAGAGACGGATGTCACTACAATAAACTTACCGGAACCGGAAGTCGGTCCTATTACACCGGAAGTATCATCGACTCATCAGTCATCTGATAAAGCAACTATTTCTGACGGGAAGGAGGAAGTGGTACCTGTGATGCCTACACCTAAGCAAAAACAGACAATCATTTCCAAATCATCCCCATGTGTAAGTGTTGCTCCACGACGCTATCCAAAGAGAGAACATTCACGAGCTCCAGTGAAATTGAACCTTTAA
- the LOC117342588 gene encoding uncharacterized protein K02A2.6-like codes for MPKSAPVHPWEWPSNPWQRIHVDFAGPFMNFMFLIVIDAHSKWPEVFIMRSTTTTLIIELLRNLFARHGIPEQLVSDNGPQFISEEFRQFMKQNGIRHSTSSPYHPRTNGQAERFVQTFKQAMKNAKDEKRTLQQKLSVFLCKYRSTPQINTTC; via the coding sequence ATGCCGAAATCTGCACCAGTACACCCTTGGGAGTGGCCTTCCAACCCATGGCAACGGATACATGTTGATTTCGCAGGGCCTTTCATGAACTTCATGTTTTTAATAGTTATTGATGCGCATTCCAAATGGCCTGAGGTATTCATCATGAGATCCACTACAACCACGCTCATCATCGAGTTACTACGCAATTTATTTGCTCGTCATGGTATTCCTGAGCAATTAGTCTCAGATAACGGACCTCAGTTCATTTCTGAGGAGTTTCGTCAATTTATGAAGCAGAATGGTATTCGACATAGTACATCATCACCATATCATCCGCGTACGAACGGACAAGCGGAACGTTTCGTCCAAACCTTCAAACAAGCCATGAAAAACGCAAAGGATGAAAAACGTACATTACAGCAAAAACTGAGTGTATTTCTATGCAAGTACAGATCAACACCACAGATCAACACCACATGCTGA